The Juglans microcarpa x Juglans regia isolate MS1-56 chromosome 8S, Jm3101_v1.0, whole genome shotgun sequence genome has a window encoding:
- the LOC121244456 gene encoding LOW QUALITY PROTEIN: uncharacterized protein LOC121244456 (The sequence of the model RefSeq protein was modified relative to this genomic sequence to represent the inferred CDS: inserted 1 base in 1 codon), producing the protein MDGNSQNTVAPPVEGVAGGGXAYGWSHDGLHTSTSIKGSIDPSEVPSADLVHVWCMPSTANVGPQELPRDLEPINLLAARNERESVQIALRPKVSWGGSGIAGLVQVHLNDLCSTSGDRLVVGQELTMRRVVAVLGIPDALVPLDLPVSQLSLLPGETTTVWLSINVPSTQAPGQYEGDVIITAIKTDAGSLAQCLGKAEKHKLYTELRSCLDIVEPIEEKPLEEMVERMKSARTSIRRVLLSPSFSEFFSDNGQVDMMDEDAISNLSVRVKLHLTVWDFIIPAAPSLPAVFGISDTVIEDRFGVEHGTDEWYEALDQHFKWLLQYRISPYFCRWGDSMRVLTYTCPWPANHPKSDEYFSDPRLVAYAVPYRAVAGSSDASKDYLQKEIEILRTKTHWKKAYFYLWDEPLNLEQYNSIRTMASEIHSFAPDARVLTTYYCGPSDAPLAPSAFEAFVKVPSFLRPHTQIYCTSEWVLGNREDLAKDIIAEIQPENGEEWWTYVCLGPSDPHPNWHLGMRGTQHRAVFWRVWKEGGTGFLYWGANCYEKASVPSAEIRFRRGLPPGDGVLFYPGEVFSSSHQPVASVRLERILSGLQDIEYLNLYASRYGRNEATALLEKTGMYLGPERYTLEHMPVDIMRGEIFTACRS; encoded by the exons GTAATTCTCAAAATACTGTGGCGCCACCAGTCGAAGGTGTTGCTGGAGGAG CTGCTTATGGATGGAGCCATGATGGTTTACACACTTCGACTTCAATTAAGGGATCAATTGACCCCAGTGAGGTTCCATCTGCCGATTTGGTGCATGTGTGGTGCATGCCAAGCACTGCAAACGTTGGGCCACAGGAATTGCCAAGAGACTTGGAACCT ATAAATCTTCTTGCAGccagaaatgaaagagaaagtgTTCAAATTGCTCTACGTCCAAAAGTTTCTTGGGGTGGATCTGGTATTGCAGGGCTTGTGCAAGTTCATTTGAATGATTTATGCTCCACGAGTGGTGATCG CTTGGTTGTTGGACAGGAGTTAACAATGCGACGTGTAGTGGCCGTTTTAGGTATTCCAGATGCTCTTGTGCCCCTCGATCTTCCAGTTAGCCAGTTAAGCCTACTTCCAGG AGAGACCACCACAGTTTGGCTTTCCATTAATGTTCCGAGCACACAGGCCCCTGGTCAATATGAGGGGGATGTCATCATTACTGCTATAAAAACCGATGCTGG ATCTCTAGCACAATGCTTGGGCAAAGCTGAGAAGCATAAACTTTACACAGAACTTAGGAGCTGTCTTGACATTGTGGAGCCCATTGAGGAAAAACCATTGGAAGAAATG GTAGAAAGAATGAAATCCGCCCGTACATCTATAAGAAGAGTTCTTCTGTCTCCCTCGTTTTCTGAATTCTTTTCAGATAATGGCCAAGTTGATATGATGGATGAAGATGCTATTTCAAACCTTTCAGTACGTGTGAAATTACATTTGACGGTTTGGGACTTCATTATTCCTGCAGCTCCTTCTCTTCCTGCTGTTTTTGGT ATATCTGATACTGTGATCGAGGATCGTTTTGGTGTTGAACATGGGACTGATGAGTGGTATGAAGCATTGGATCAGCATTTCAAGTGGCTTCTTCAATATAGAATTAGCCCATATTTCTGCAGATGGGGAGATAGTATGCGTGTTTTGACATACACCTGCCCTTGGCCAG CCAATCATCCAAAATCAGATGAATATTTTTCGGACCCACGACTTGTGGCATATGCTGTACCATATAGAGCAGTCGCTGG CAGTAGTGATGCTTCAAAGGATTACTTGCAGAAGGAAATTGAGATATTGAGGACAAAGACTCACTGGAAGAaagcttatttttatttgtgggATGAG CCTCTAAACTTGGAACAATATAATTCCATTCGCACCATGGCCAGTGAGATTCACAGTTTTGCACCTGATGCACGTGTCTTAACTACATACTACTGTG GACCAAGTGATGCACCTCTTGCACCATCTGCTTTTGAGGCTTTTGTAAAAGTTCCAAGTTTTTTGCGCCCACATACTCAAATTTATTGCACAAG TGAGTGGGTGCTTGGCAACCGAGAAGATTTGGCCAAGGATATTATTGCTGAAATACAACCAGAGAATGGTGAG GAGTGGTGGACATATGTTTGCCTGGGACCATCCGATCCCCATCCCAATTGGCACCTTGGGATGCGAGGTACACAACACCGTGCTGTTTTCTGGCGTGTATGGAAAGAAGGTGGTACAGGATTCTTATATTGGGGTGCCAACTGCTATGAGAAGGCATCAGTTCCCAGTGCTGAG ATTAGATTTAGGCGTGGCCTTCCCCCTGGAGATGGAGTTTTGTTCTACCCTGGTGAGGTTTTTTCATCTTCGCATCAACCAGTTGCTTCAGTCAGACTAGAGCGCATTCTCAGTGGCTTGCAG GACATCGAGTACCTGAACCTCTATGCTTCTAGATATGGTAGGAATGAAGCCACTGCTCTTTTGGAGAAGACAGGTATGTACCTTGGTCCTGAGCGTTATA